Part of the Caretta caretta isolate rCarCar2 chromosome 7, rCarCar1.hap1, whole genome shotgun sequence genome is shown below.
GGGAGGCTGCCTCCCAGCACCCGCCACTGGAAGATGCTGGTGTCCTTGCCCCCCAGTGAGACCAGGTGGCTGTCATCATTCGTGAAGCGCACATTAGTCACGTGGCTCCCGTGGCCCCCATACACGTGGCTGGGCGCCTGCAAGAGAGAACAAGGGAGTGGGGTCAGGCGTGGGCGCTGCCAATGGTCTTCCACCCCACCCAGAACCTCCAGAGTGTTCCCCAACCCCCTGGTCAAGGCCCTTGGGCTCTGCCACTACCCCCAGGACCTCCCAGAACCACACCGATACCCCAGttgagaccccccccaccccactcagaaCCCCCAGAGAtaccccattcccctgcccaaGATCCTACAGAGACTCCCTGATCCCCTGGGATGTCCCCTCATAGAGTCCCCAGTTCCCTGCCCAAGACCCCCTGGGcatccccacaccccaaaccatCAGGGCagtccccagccaatgggaaaagGGGCAGACAAAATCCCTAGTTAATCTTCCACCCTACACCCTTCATGCCTCCTCTCACCTCGGCCCTGGGGTCAGGGGTTAATCCCACCCCACCAGTCTCATTTTGGCCCTGGCACAGGTTTAACTCCCCTTCCCTGCCAGTCTCACTTCAGTCCTGGCACAGGGGTTaaccccccatccctgccagtCTCAGCTTGGCCCTGGCACAGGGTTAACCCCCCAATCCCTACCAGTCTCACCTTGGCCCTGGCACAGGGGTACTGGAACAGATGCACCTTGCAGAAGTCATCTGCCACAGCGACTACACGCTCGTTGTGGGAGCGGCACAGGGAGTTGATGTCTGTGCCATCCGAGCCGTCCGGCCACACACCTGCATGGGAGAGACacgacagcaagttaaagaagtatgggctggatgaatggactataaggtggatagaaagctggctagattgttgggctcaacgggtagtgatcaatggctccatgtctagttggcagccggtatcaagtggagtgccccaagggttggtcctcgggccggttttgttcaatatcttcataaatgatctggaggatggtgtggattgcaccctcagcaagtctgcagatgacactaaactgggaggagaggtagatacgctggagggtagggataggatacagagggacctagacaaattggaggattgggccaaaagaaatctgatgaggttcaacaaggacaagtgcagagtcctgcacttaggacggaagaatccaatgcacagctacagactagggaccgaatggcttggcagcagttctgcagaaaaggacctaggggtgacagtggacgagaagctggatatgagtcaacagtgtgcccttgttgccaaaaaggccaatggcattttgggatgtataagtaggggcattgccagcagatcgagaaaCATGATCGTTCCCcgctattcgacactggtgaggcctcatctgaagtactgggtccagttttgggccccacactacaagaaggatgtggaaaaattggaaagagtccaacaaagggcaacaaaaatgattaggggactggaacacatgagttatgaggagaggctgagggaactggggatgtttagtctgcagaagagaagaatgaggcgggatttgataactgctttcaactacctgaaagggggttccaaagaggatggatctagactgttctcagtggtagcagatgacagaacaaggagtaatggtctcaagttgcagtgggggagatttaggttggatattaggaaaaactttttcactaggagggtggtgaaacactggaaggcgttacctagggaggtggtggaatctccttccttagaagtttttaaggtcaggcttgacaaagccctggctgggatgatttagttggggattggtcctgctttgagcagggggttggactagatgacctcctgaggtcccttccaaccctgatattctatgattgattctatgaCATGCTAGTGCTCCTTCCTGACCATGGCTCTCAGAGCCCCTGGGACCACTTTCCCCCCAGCTacactcttctctctcccttctcccagggaccCTTCGTACCCCGACGCTcgccctctccccccacatcccatgGGCCCCAACCCTCACCAAAAACGTGGAAGCCCAGCACGCAGGTGTACGACGCCCACTCCCGGTCGCGGCTCTCAAAGCGATTCCTCAACAGCTTGCAGCCGCCAGCCACATCCCCTGCAAACCGGGGAGAGACACGCGGGGTTAGGGTCCCACTGCAGAAACAGGCACTGCCACATGAGGGCACGGCTCCCAGCCACAGGTACTCAAGGAACGACACACACACTTGTCCCAGGTCACCAGAGCCACCTCCACCCATGACGGAAGCTTATGGACAGGCCCATGCACAACGAGGGCGACTCACACCCAGGCACCAGGGTGACGGGCTCCTGAGCACCCCCATTCCCGGCACTCACAGTAGAGGATCTCGTAGTCTCCCGAGTTGGACATGATGAACTTGCTGTCCTTGGACCAGTCCAGGTGGGTGATGAAACTGGAGTGTCCCTGGGCGGAGGGGGAAGAACAGGGGCATCAAAGCCAGTTACTCAAggatccccccagccctgcctcaggcATCTCTCAAGGGGGCACAATCCAGGGGCCTGAAATTATACACCCCCCTTGCTCCCAGGACCCGCCCCTCATCTCCCAGagaccctctccccttccctcctccacctttgGTCCAGTGACCTCCTCCACCATCCCAGTagccccatcctccccagcctcctcctggcaGCCCTCTCTCCTTGGCCCCCCCTCACCGTGCAGCGGCCGAAACGGCTGTACTtgcgttccccctcccccacgctgTAGATGTAGATGAAGTTGTCGTGGGAGCCGATGGCCAGGAACTCACCGTCTGcaagggggagaaaagagaggTGGGAAGGGGCCACGTGGGGGGCAGCTGCAAAaggggggcagaggaggtggtggaaacagagccatgggggatggggagaatgGGAAGAACTTGCTGTCTCTACAACGTGGGGAAgatggggtgggaatggggcCATGGAGCGGTGAGGGACGGAGGGAGCCAGAGCTGTAGTGGGGGAGAAACCTGGTGGGAATGGGgcctgcaggggaagggaggggggtctGACCTGGTGAATAGCGCACCACTGAGAGCTGCTCGTTCCCGTCTGAGCCCCCTGACAGCACCTGCCGTGTCTCTGTGTCCAGCACCAGCCACCTgggggggcacaggagggggtcagagctCCCGTGGCACCGGATGtgcagacacagagagagaacccCGCCCCGGGGAGAAGGGGCAACAGAGGGGGGGTTTCCGACCCTGGGGGCAAACCCTTAACCCCAGGGGGCCAGATTCAGGGAGTGGGGTCACAGCCCCAAATCTCAGGGTCCTGCTTGCAAGGCCACCAGTAGCCCCTCAACCCCTTTGGGTGTGACtccagtggggtgggaagggctTCCCCAGCACCCCCTGAGGGGCCAGAatgggggcaatgggggggggtggagagagagttACCGTCCAGTGTTGAGTCCTACAGCCACCACCCGGCCACTGGGGTGGAAATCAGCGCAGAGCCCGGTCTCCTGCGGGGGAGAGACACCCTGTAAGGACCTTGACCCTCCTcctacccaccccaccccacctcctcagGCAGTACCTCCAAGGTGAGGCTCCAGCCCATTGcatcccccatccccaccagggTGGTAACTCCAGGGGGAGGCTCCAGCCCACTGCGTTCCCCATCCCCCCTGGGGCGGTACCTCCAAGGGGAGGATCCAGCCCACTGcattccccatccccctcaggaTGGTACCTTCAGGGTGAGGCTCCAGGCTGCCGTgaacccccccccattccccccaggGCGGTACCTCCAGGGTGAGGCTCCAGGCCGCCGTGTGCTCCCCGCTGTCCCACATGCAGACCTGCCTGTCATGCCCGCAGGTGAGGAAGAGGCTCCGTGAGGGGTGGGTGGCCAAGCCCCACAGCTCGTCCGTGTGACCCTGAAACCAAGGAAAGCCTGAGGGGGACAGGTGGGGACCTAGCTCACCCTGTTGTACGCTGCTGTCCATGACCTCAatcccatctctccctcccccccactgctccccagtcCCCAACCCATCTGTCCCCCTTGCCACTCCAGAGGGCCCCCTGCTTTCCCAagcaccccccaccctgctgcacccccatACTCCTCCCCATATCCCCTCCCTTTCCCAAGCCCTCCCACAGCCCCTCAGTCTCTGTAGCCCCAaggctccccagctccccgctCACCTGGATAATGGGGGTGAAGCCAGCAGCCAGACTGCCCCTGAGCAGCGCGTTGCGCGTAGTCCCAACCAGCAGCTCAGCCCCGGGGCCCTCGACAATGGTGCGCACAGCCCCAAACTGCTCCGGGATCTGGGGGGCACAAGGGGCTGactgagcagggtggggacagcagGAGCCACAGATCCCCCCACATGCTCACTGCAGATCCTGATCCCCACCCATGACTCCTACAGACCTCTTCCCCTCCAGCagatcccccctcctcccacccacagcctcctgctgcaccccggACACGCCTCCGGCAGATCCTGAGCTCCTACCCATGACTTCTATAGTTTTCCAACCATGCCCCCCACAGATCCCCAGCTCCTGCAGCCCCCTCACCAACCCTCCAGacaccccctgcccacccctgcagATCCCCACCCGCACCCACTACAGCCCCCTCACTGACCCCTCAAACACTTCCTGCCCACTGTCAGAAAGTGgagattttcccttgttatgttgtatgtgagttttactgttttgcatgaatactgtgtgtgcctcagtttccctgtgtgctgcaccaatacctcggtggtgggaataggggtgtgtgactttggctgagacctctggggcaggtgaggctgctccagctgcctgcacataTAACCAGTGCCCTTCATAACCGGaaacccaggagggggatgcaaccaggtgactGCCCAGGAAGTGAGACAAAGAGGAGGACCACCAATGGGGGTGTCTGAGGTCAGGTTGCTGGAAGCTGGCAGTCTGCTTGGGGGAACTGGAAGGGGGGGAGTCTAGGGCTTCTGGTCCAAGACTTCCCAAGTTGGACTtgtctgaaagtcactgatttctctgCTAACAAATTCTGTGttcctgtcaactaataaaccttccgttttactggctggctgagagtcccatctgacagtggagttggggtgcagggccctctggcttcctcaGGAGCCCCACCTGTGCAGAATTGCTGCGGGAAGCGCATGGTATGGAAGGGGAAGCTAAATGCTctaaggtcagacccaggaaggtggaagttgtgtaagcttcttgccctggagacagtctgctcagagaaaggaggcttccccagagtcctggaTGGCTTCATATGAaatagttccagagcattgcccggtgACTTCGtgacacccacccccccaccactacaGACCCCTCTCCgacccccaaactcctcccctgctgctctgccAACAGATCCTGCAGGCAAATCCCCATCCATCTCCATGTCCAAACGCAGATCCCCTTGCCCAACGCCTGCATACACCCCAACCCGCCCCACAgatccccctgcccatcccccctcCAACACTAGCAGATTCTGACCCCATGATCCCCCAGATTCTGCCTCCTACAATCCCCTGTGGATCCCCCATGCTCACCCTCACCCCAGTCCCATGCAGATGCCACCCCAAGGACCACTGCCCTGTTCCCGCTTTGGATCTGAGCCCATCGGACTCccccctcacctccacctcctgaagcaggGCAAGGCTGGGGCTCCAGTGCACAAGGCGCCggtccttcccacccccactcagcaCTGAGCCGTCGCGCCGCAAGCAGAGCGAGAAGATGCTCCCTTCGTGTGCCCGGGTCTGATGCCCGATCTGGTAGGTCTCTGCAATGGGGTGGTGGGGTCATTGCTGGGCCCTCTCCCCCcgacccctcccagcccagggggaTCCCTGCATCCCTCCACTCCAGGTCCCCTCCACtctcacccccccagcccaggggtctGTGCaggcctccccccagcccaggggtccCAGCCTCCAAGCCCAGGGGTCTGTGCAGGCCTCCCCCAAGCCCagggatccctgcccccaagcccagggatccctgcccccaagccCAGGGGTCTGTGCAGGCCTCCCCGCAGCCCagggatccctgcccccaagccCAGGGGTCTGTGCaggcctccccccagcccagggatccctgcccccaagccCAGGGGTCTGTGCaggcctccccccagcccagggatccctgcccccaagcccaggggtccctgcccccaagcccaGGGGTCTGTGCaggcctccccccagcccagggatccctgcccccaagccCAGGGGTCTGTGCAGGCCTCCCCCCAGTCCAGGGGTCCCTGCTCTCCAGCCCAGGGGTCTGTGCAGGTGTCCCTCCAGTCCAGGGGTCTGtgcagctgcagccccccccccccatctccccaatACCTTTGGCGCCCTTGCCCAGTGTGCGGATGTCGGCGGCCGTGCGCGCCCAGGTCAGGATATTCCCCTCTGAGTCCCCCGTCAGCACATCCCCATTGGCATCAAACAGAAAGCACTGGATGAACTTGGGCTTCTTGTACTTCtagaaatgggggggggagagaagtgaATTGAGGGGGGTGCTCTCGGGGCAGCCAGGCTCAACCCCTCACAGGCTGAGCCCAGAGTCCTTCCCCAGCCAGGTTCAGCACAGGCCCCTGACCCGGCTGAGAACTgccccctccagccagcccccagcccctcaccccgaAGATGCCCTGCTTCTTGCTCAGGGTGCTGCCACTCCAGGTCCAGAAGTAGACGTGGGATTTCCCACTGGTGATGAAGTTGCTACTGTCCTGGGGGTTGAACTCCACCGTGAACACGGACTCGTTGGTGCTctggagaggggagagaagaggcatGACAGGACAGGGGGCAACTGGAGGGACAGGGACATGTGGGGATTGTGGGTGCCCAGCAGGATTCTGTGTGGGGTCACcaagggtggggatggggagaccCCTCATTGCTCCTCTCCCGCCAGTGGATGGCACCAGGGGCAGGGGGACGCccatgggctgggggggtccctTGCTGAGTTTTGGGTGGCACCTCTACCCCAGGGGAGTCCTCCTTCTGCGGCCAGCTCCATCCCCAGGGAAGGGAGATCTATGCACAGCCCAGACTCAGACCCTTGGcccagcccagggtccctgcgtggtggtgggggggaagcacaATGACCTCAGCTCCCCAAATATGTACAGGTTGCCATGGAGACAGCACCCAAAAAGCAGGAGCAGCACTGCAGCGTCACCCAGTGAAGGAGAGCGGGGGCTGCAGCCCGGACGCCTGgtttctcttcccagctctgggaggggagtaggagCTAGTGGCTGAGAGCAGGGATGGGGGcttggaatcaggactcctgggttctgttccttgtggtccccccacccctgcaatgCTATGCAGCCTTGGGTCTGCCCCCTGGCTCACCTTGATCTCGGCCTGCTTGGTGCCACGGGCACAGTCCCATACTGACAGCATGTGTTCGTTGGAGTCGTCCACCACGCACAGATAGGCCCCCTGGTCCTGCAGATGGCAGCCGGGAAGGACAGTTGCCAATGGGGGCTCCTCAAGAATGGAATATGCGGACACAGGGGCGTAGGGAACATGCAAAGGGATGTGGGGGGTCTGGATAGGGGACAcaaattccctccccaccccctccaaattcccccccccccaattccccctccccaccacaactgcacagcccaggcccccagcacagccagggctgacaaggactgggaggggagggggaattgggGGCACTCCAGCCGGGTTCACCTCCTGTCAGGCTGTCCTGAGGGAGTCCTGCCCCCCAAGAGCCCAAGGGGGCAAGGAAGGATCCAAGCTGAGGTGGGGCAATGGGACAGTGTGGGGCAGGGATCTGAGTtgggggtggagaaagggagggcaGGGTGACGGGAGATGTGAGGCAGGGAACCGAGCGGGGGCAGGGCTAGCACTTGGACTCACAGCAGTGGAGAAGGCAAGGGAGCCAACGCCTCGCTCAAAGCTCCCCAGGCCAATCTGCTGCAGGGTGAGCAGCGTGGAGGAGTCCCAGATGTGAACGAAGGGCTGCAGGGGCTGCAAGAGAGGAGATGGGTCAGGACAgacacaggaggtggggggtgtcagggacttggggggcagGTCCCAGGAGGCAGGGCCTCGTGGACAGGGACCCTGTGGtaagtctggcctcctgcactgagacccctgctctccccaccctgcgGGGCCAGAGCCCAGGGCGTGTCAGGGTTTCTCACCCGGCTCTCCAGGAAGCTGGCTCAGTGGGACTCCCCTAAATCCTACTCTGGGACAGCCCTGCAGGATCCGTCCCCCCTCGGTGGGTACCTTGCCATCCTTGTCCACGCCAGCAGTCTGCCCTGTGGCCACACGCACTCTGTCGGGATGCACAgccaggctgcaggggagagatgTGGGGAGGCGGTTATCGGCTCAAAAACTCAGGGGCCACAGCCAGGGTGGAGAGACCagcctgggaccccccccccccacgtgcccTTGCCGCAGTGGGCGACCCCTGTGCCCTCGCCTGGGTCTCCACTTCAGTCCGTGCCCCCATGTACGCTCCCTCCGACATAGTTGGTGCTCCCCAGCCGCTCTGTGCCCCAGCGTACTCCCCATCTCCCGCAGTCAGCGCCCCCCAGGCCCTGGCCATCGGTCCACAACCCGCCCCCTGGCACGCTGCCCCGGGCGCTCACCATCGCACGCAGTCAGTGTGGCGCAGGTAATGGCGCTGGCTGCGGCCCTGGATGTGGTACAGCACCACCACGCAGGCGATGAAGTAAACCAGCTCCCCTGAGGCCAGGACGTAAAGATTGGAGCGGCTGTCCCGGCCGCGGTACCCATAGCTGGGCGGGCCCGTCAAGGAGCACAGAGGGGAGCGAGGGGGCcgccagccagccccagggctggggaaacagagggacACAGTGCAccctgtgggggcggggaggccaGGGGCACAGCGCCCTTTGGAGGGGGGACACAGcgcaccctgggggtggggggcagcacagCGCTCTCTGGAGGGAGCAGGGGACATCGTGCTCTAGGGGGAGCTGTgctgcctggggcagggcaggtgcgggctgtgggaggggggcttTGCCCGGCTGAAGGATACACCCAGtcgagctgcaggtgctcaggagGCAGCTCCGCACGCAGCTCCTCGTAGTGGGAGATGCCCGATGGGATGTACATGGTGATGGGCCGGCCCCGCAGGAACATCTTGATCGAGAGGCCCTCTGGGGGatagcgggggtgggagggagacagGTCACAGCCAGCACCACCCCCCAGGCTCATCCCATGCAGCCTGCCCATGCCCACCacatccagccccctgccacctccacccaccccatcccccaaaagCGCCACACTCCCAGGCCGTCCCACCCCCCAGGCTacacccaacccccccacactccatccCGTGCACCAGTCC
Proteins encoded:
- the EML3 gene encoding echinoderm microtubule-associated protein-like 3; protein product: MARGAMDRCSNHSPADETISALRPDRLASLELRLQSQEEELTLVKSALADALRRLSLYDQQIPLLTQQLLSANDAVPDTRLFLDPSLGHGTSWIPLTASCSPVLASGVVCHEELGAGRPPGAPISTGTQTDESALLGVKWGWSSPGIGLESEEPNALGMPHSPLGLPQPASAPDILGTGPPQDSSEPPHDCEAAAPLQGSANGSQPPESQLHREEMLSPEPPSEGSSSSSAAASPVPAVHALKGTRKELLRRNSSSDKPDKAKARQRLSKKAASSANLLTRSSSLENRMKDPNLSPGPLGSRRGTYNLEGLSIKMFLRGRPITMYIPSGISHYEELRAELPPEHLQLDWVYGYRGRDSRSNLYVLASGELVYFIACVVVLYHIQGRSQRHYLRHTDCVRCLAVHPDRVRVATGQTAGVDKDGKPLQPFVHIWDSSTLLTLQQIGLGSFERGVGSLAFSTADQGAYLCVVDDSNEHMLSVWDCARGTKQAEIKSTNESVFTVEFNPQDSSNFITSGKSHVYFWTWSGSTLSKKQGIFGKYKKPKFIQCFLFDANGDVLTGDSEGNILTWARTAADIRTLGKGAKETYQIGHQTRAHEGSIFSLCLRRDGSVLSGGGKDRRLVHWSPSLALLQEVEIPEQFGAVRTIVEGPGAELLVGTTRNALLRGSLAAGFTPIIQGHTDELWGLATHPSRSLFLTCGHDRQVCMWDSGEHTAAWSLTLEETGLCADFHPSGRVVAVGLNTGRWLVLDTETRQVLSGGSDGNEQLSVVRYSPDGEFLAIGSHDNFIYIYSVGEGERKYSRFGRCTGHSSFITHLDWSKDSKFIMSNSGDYEILYWDVAGGCKLLRNRFESRDREWASYTCVLGFHVFGVWPDGSDGTDINSLCRSHNERVVAVADDFCKVHLFQYPCARAKAPSHVYGGHGSHVTNVRFTNDDSHLVSLGGKDTSIFQWRVLGGSLPHSCSLSSASLSSQEAGGCA